A region from the Drosophila ananassae strain 14024-0371.13 chromosome 2L, ASM1763931v2, whole genome shotgun sequence genome encodes:
- the LOC6500119 gene encoding uncharacterized protein LOC6500119 isoform X2, protein MSSVLNPYDLPRYNHPHVSTEYFPRNYVNKSTTSSHHVARNFHGSARSSRNCGYGDHNPTPSYQNYKPEYPSRRISSPQHYNGFQNQNFVYQPPPGPIYPWL, encoded by the exons ATGTCCTCGGTTCTTAACCCGTATGATCTGCCGCGATATAACCATCCGCACGTTTCTACTGAGTATTTTCCCCGTAACTATGTTAATAAGAGCACAACTAGCTCGCATCATGTAGCAAG aaattttcATGGATCGGCCAGATCCTCGAGGAATTGTGGCTATGGAGACCACAATCCGACGCCTTCTTATCAAAACTATAAGCCGGAATATCCTTCTAGAAGGATCAGTTCACCGCAACACTACAACGGATTTCAAAACCAGAATTTCGTTTACCAACCTCCACCAGGACCTATATATCCTTGGCTTTAA
- the LOC6500421 gene encoding another transcription unit protein isoform X1, translated as MVDPSVHRNHLNLFGSDSEESSIGSDPGLSIDFLKRMSSSSSVDAAGRCIDGKPHRSRSRTRRPSINSAFNVASLKNDKTLVKNNLETALSDSSSSPSYVTEKQENKQLSKCPNTFPSSSFQGNPSPGKIIPDLKGIQSPIRSRLSESSNSDREIDALSKIDATPSISFQPLATIVGEVDPIDEKFRGLLGDKLTVKFKVTLPSPANDLLKGPQRFLRMPQFIPVESGPYDAQKYEDQMTPGDLKDEQARGDFVNRMKTTVRWRIGKDQVKESNARLIRWSDGSETFHVGEEAFDVMHHPVTDDQNQMYVRLESCYQTQGAITDKMTLRPKLDSTFGQTHVQGMRNRAMNRPQTGSVKILMDMGANPVKDRERRIKEEMAQLRREEREKRRDLQMSQRKPRIKPMHHCTADDSDEPNSDEADAISILAIKKAASQGIRTNRNVDIKPQEFKKVAGESKRANSYTEDELDFDDDALKDPKPSTSKPRKDTESDSDDGPQLKSFKRKTKHVVYSDSSSD; from the exons ATGGTTGATCCCTCTGTGCATCGCAACCACCTCAACCTATTTG gttCTGATAGCGAGGAAAGCTCAATTGGCTCCGATCCAGG CTTATCTATTGATTTTCTTAAACGAATGTCTTCGAGCTCCAGTGTTGATGCGGCTGGGAGATGTATTGACGGAAAGCCGCATCGAAGTCGCTCCCGTACACGCCGCCCATCGATCAACAGTGCATTCAATGTTGCTAGCCTCAAAAATGATAAGACGCTCGTGAAGAATAATTTGGAGACTGCATTATCAGATAGCAGTTCTAGTCCCAGCTATGTAActgaaaaacaagaaaataaacagCTGTCTAAGTGCCCAAACACTTTTCCATCTTCGAGCTTCCAGGGAAATCCCTCTCCAGGCAAGATTATCCCAGATTTGAAGGGAATTCAATCTCCGATACGATCTAGATTGTCAGAAAGCTCCAACTCAGATAGGGAAATTGACGCATTGTCCAAGATAGATGCAACTCCTTCGATCAGCTTTCAGCCGCTTGCCACTATCGTTGGCGAGGTTGATCCCATTGATGAAAAGTTTAGGGGCCTTTTGGGAGATAAGTTGACGGTGAAGTTCAAAGTCACTTTGCCATCCCCAGCTAATGACCTACTAAAGGGGCCGCAGCGTTTTTTACGAATGCCCCAGTTTATACCCGTCGAGTCAGGGCCATACGACGCCCAGAAATATGAAGATCAGATGACTCCGGGTGATTTAAAGGACGAACAGGCTCGCGGTGATTTCGTAAACCGTATGAAAACAACCGTTAGGTGGCGCATAGGAAAGGACCAAGTCAAGGAATCCAATGCCAGGCTAATACGCTGGTCTGATGGCAGCGAGACGTTCCATGTTGGCGAAGAAGCTTTCGATGTGATGCACCATCCGGTGACCGACGACCAGAACCAAATGTATGTGCGTCTGGAGAGCTGCTACCAGACCCAGGGTGCCATCACCGACAAAATGACACTGCGACCGAAACTGGACTCTACCTTTGGCCAGACCCATGTGCAGGGCATGCGAAATCGAGCTATGAACCGACCGCAAACGGGCAGTGTTAAGATCTTAATGGACATGGGTGCCAATCCTGTCAAGGACCGCGAGCGTCGAATTAAGGAAGAGATGGCCCAGCTGCGTCGGGAGGAGCGCGAAAAGCGTCGCGACTTGCAGATGAGCCAGAGGAAGCCTCGCATAAAGCCCATGCATCATTGTACTGCTGATGATTCCGACGAGCCGAACAGCGATGAGGCGGACGCCATCTCCATTCTGGCAATAAAGAAGGCAGCATCCCAGGGTATCCGAACCAATCGCAATGTGGACATCAAGCCACAGGAGTTTAAAAAGGTGGCGGGGGAAAGCAAACGAGCTAATTCCTACACCGAGGATGAGCTTGACTTCGACGACGATGCTT
- the LOC6500119 gene encoding uncharacterized protein LOC6500119 isoform X1: protein MAFSGELIPGIFCPDENIEQFATLYANDNVSKRIIMSSVLNPYDLPRYNHPHVSTEYFPRNYVNKSTTSSHHVARNFHGSARSSRNCGYGDHNPTPSYQNYKPEYPSRRISSPQHYNGFQNQNFVYQPPPGPIYPWL from the exons ATGGCTTTTAGCGGCGAATTGATACCTGGTATATTTTGTCCGGAT GAGAACATTGAACAGTTTGCAACTCTTTACGCCAATGATAATGTTTCCAAAAGAATTATTATGTCCTCGGTTCTTAACCCGTATGATCTGCCGCGATATAACCATCCGCACGTTTCTACTGAGTATTTTCCCCGTAACTATGTTAATAAGAGCACAACTAGCTCGCATCATGTAGCAAG aaattttcATGGATCGGCCAGATCCTCGAGGAATTGTGGCTATGGAGACCACAATCCGACGCCTTCTTATCAAAACTATAAGCCGGAATATCCTTCTAGAAGGATCAGTTCACCGCAACACTACAACGGATTTCAAAACCAGAATTTCGTTTACCAACCTCCACCAGGACCTATATATCCTTGGCTTTAA
- the LOC6500421 gene encoding another transcription unit protein isoform X2, whose product MVDPSVHRNHLNLFGSDSEESSIGSDPGSSVDAAGRCIDGKPHRSRSRTRRPSINSAFNVASLKNDKTLVKNNLETALSDSSSSPSYVTEKQENKQLSKCPNTFPSSSFQGNPSPGKIIPDLKGIQSPIRSRLSESSNSDREIDALSKIDATPSISFQPLATIVGEVDPIDEKFRGLLGDKLTVKFKVTLPSPANDLLKGPQRFLRMPQFIPVESGPYDAQKYEDQMTPGDLKDEQARGDFVNRMKTTVRWRIGKDQVKESNARLIRWSDGSETFHVGEEAFDVMHHPVTDDQNQMYVRLESCYQTQGAITDKMTLRPKLDSTFGQTHVQGMRNRAMNRPQTGSVKILMDMGANPVKDRERRIKEEMAQLRREEREKRRDLQMSQRKPRIKPMHHCTADDSDEPNSDEADAISILAIKKAASQGIRTNRNVDIKPQEFKKVAGESKRANSYTEDELDFDDDALKDPKPSTSKPRKDTESDSDDGPQLKSFKRKTKHVVYSDSSSD is encoded by the exons ATGGTTGATCCCTCTGTGCATCGCAACCACCTCAACCTATTTG gttCTGATAGCGAGGAAAGCTCAATTGGCTCCGATCCAGG CTCCAGTGTTGATGCGGCTGGGAGATGTATTGACGGAAAGCCGCATCGAAGTCGCTCCCGTACACGCCGCCCATCGATCAACAGTGCATTCAATGTTGCTAGCCTCAAAAATGATAAGACGCTCGTGAAGAATAATTTGGAGACTGCATTATCAGATAGCAGTTCTAGTCCCAGCTATGTAActgaaaaacaagaaaataaacagCTGTCTAAGTGCCCAAACACTTTTCCATCTTCGAGCTTCCAGGGAAATCCCTCTCCAGGCAAGATTATCCCAGATTTGAAGGGAATTCAATCTCCGATACGATCTAGATTGTCAGAAAGCTCCAACTCAGATAGGGAAATTGACGCATTGTCCAAGATAGATGCAACTCCTTCGATCAGCTTTCAGCCGCTTGCCACTATCGTTGGCGAGGTTGATCCCATTGATGAAAAGTTTAGGGGCCTTTTGGGAGATAAGTTGACGGTGAAGTTCAAAGTCACTTTGCCATCCCCAGCTAATGACCTACTAAAGGGGCCGCAGCGTTTTTTACGAATGCCCCAGTTTATACCCGTCGAGTCAGGGCCATACGACGCCCAGAAATATGAAGATCAGATGACTCCGGGTGATTTAAAGGACGAACAGGCTCGCGGTGATTTCGTAAACCGTATGAAAACAACCGTTAGGTGGCGCATAGGAAAGGACCAAGTCAAGGAATCCAATGCCAGGCTAATACGCTGGTCTGATGGCAGCGAGACGTTCCATGTTGGCGAAGAAGCTTTCGATGTGATGCACCATCCGGTGACCGACGACCAGAACCAAATGTATGTGCGTCTGGAGAGCTGCTACCAGACCCAGGGTGCCATCACCGACAAAATGACACTGCGACCGAAACTGGACTCTACCTTTGGCCAGACCCATGTGCAGGGCATGCGAAATCGAGCTATGAACCGACCGCAAACGGGCAGTGTTAAGATCTTAATGGACATGGGTGCCAATCCTGTCAAGGACCGCGAGCGTCGAATTAAGGAAGAGATGGCCCAGCTGCGTCGGGAGGAGCGCGAAAAGCGTCGCGACTTGCAGATGAGCCAGAGGAAGCCTCGCATAAAGCCCATGCATCATTGTACTGCTGATGATTCCGACGAGCCGAACAGCGATGAGGCGGACGCCATCTCCATTCTGGCAATAAAGAAGGCAGCATCCCAGGGTATCCGAACCAATCGCAATGTGGACATCAAGCCACAGGAGTTTAAAAAGGTGGCGGGGGAAAGCAAACGAGCTAATTCCTACACCGAGGATGAGCTTGACTTCGACGACGATGCTT
- the LOC6500421 gene encoding another transcription unit protein isoform X3, whose amino-acid sequence MVDPSVHRNHLNLFGSDSEESSIGSDPGVDAAGRCIDGKPHRSRSRTRRPSINSAFNVASLKNDKTLVKNNLETALSDSSSSPSYVTEKQENKQLSKCPNTFPSSSFQGNPSPGKIIPDLKGIQSPIRSRLSESSNSDREIDALSKIDATPSISFQPLATIVGEVDPIDEKFRGLLGDKLTVKFKVTLPSPANDLLKGPQRFLRMPQFIPVESGPYDAQKYEDQMTPGDLKDEQARGDFVNRMKTTVRWRIGKDQVKESNARLIRWSDGSETFHVGEEAFDVMHHPVTDDQNQMYVRLESCYQTQGAITDKMTLRPKLDSTFGQTHVQGMRNRAMNRPQTGSVKILMDMGANPVKDRERRIKEEMAQLRREEREKRRDLQMSQRKPRIKPMHHCTADDSDEPNSDEADAISILAIKKAASQGIRTNRNVDIKPQEFKKVAGESKRANSYTEDELDFDDDALKDPKPSTSKPRKDTESDSDDGPQLKSFKRKTKHVVYSDSSSD is encoded by the exons ATGGTTGATCCCTCTGTGCATCGCAACCACCTCAACCTATTTG gttCTGATAGCGAGGAAAGCTCAATTGGCTCCGATCCAGG TGTTGATGCGGCTGGGAGATGTATTGACGGAAAGCCGCATCGAAGTCGCTCCCGTACACGCCGCCCATCGATCAACAGTGCATTCAATGTTGCTAGCCTCAAAAATGATAAGACGCTCGTGAAGAATAATTTGGAGACTGCATTATCAGATAGCAGTTCTAGTCCCAGCTATGTAActgaaaaacaagaaaataaacagCTGTCTAAGTGCCCAAACACTTTTCCATCTTCGAGCTTCCAGGGAAATCCCTCTCCAGGCAAGATTATCCCAGATTTGAAGGGAATTCAATCTCCGATACGATCTAGATTGTCAGAAAGCTCCAACTCAGATAGGGAAATTGACGCATTGTCCAAGATAGATGCAACTCCTTCGATCAGCTTTCAGCCGCTTGCCACTATCGTTGGCGAGGTTGATCCCATTGATGAAAAGTTTAGGGGCCTTTTGGGAGATAAGTTGACGGTGAAGTTCAAAGTCACTTTGCCATCCCCAGCTAATGACCTACTAAAGGGGCCGCAGCGTTTTTTACGAATGCCCCAGTTTATACCCGTCGAGTCAGGGCCATACGACGCCCAGAAATATGAAGATCAGATGACTCCGGGTGATTTAAAGGACGAACAGGCTCGCGGTGATTTCGTAAACCGTATGAAAACAACCGTTAGGTGGCGCATAGGAAAGGACCAAGTCAAGGAATCCAATGCCAGGCTAATACGCTGGTCTGATGGCAGCGAGACGTTCCATGTTGGCGAAGAAGCTTTCGATGTGATGCACCATCCGGTGACCGACGACCAGAACCAAATGTATGTGCGTCTGGAGAGCTGCTACCAGACCCAGGGTGCCATCACCGACAAAATGACACTGCGACCGAAACTGGACTCTACCTTTGGCCAGACCCATGTGCAGGGCATGCGAAATCGAGCTATGAACCGACCGCAAACGGGCAGTGTTAAGATCTTAATGGACATGGGTGCCAATCCTGTCAAGGACCGCGAGCGTCGAATTAAGGAAGAGATGGCCCAGCTGCGTCGGGAGGAGCGCGAAAAGCGTCGCGACTTGCAGATGAGCCAGAGGAAGCCTCGCATAAAGCCCATGCATCATTGTACTGCTGATGATTCCGACGAGCCGAACAGCGATGAGGCGGACGCCATCTCCATTCTGGCAATAAAGAAGGCAGCATCCCAGGGTATCCGAACCAATCGCAATGTGGACATCAAGCCACAGGAGTTTAAAAAGGTGGCGGGGGAAAGCAAACGAGCTAATTCCTACACCGAGGATGAGCTTGACTTCGACGACGATGCTT